A genomic window from Halodesulfovibrio sp. MK-HDV includes:
- a CDS encoding DUF2867 domain-containing protein, which translates to MKIKSSNKSPEGSIIASQFLGEIDYVDSFQVIVPDKNESVDYITSCIFSALPDWGEMLLALRNTIVKPFGLEVSSERPERLNDPDVQYEIGDKAVLFPIVDRNVSEIVMGKDDTHLDFKCSVLAEKTENERCTVSLTTIVSFHNRFGRLYFSLIKPFHKLLIKQCLKGYLKRAECPS; encoded by the coding sequence ATGAAAATCAAATCAAGCAACAAAAGTCCAGAGGGCTCAATAATTGCTAGTCAGTTTTTGGGAGAGATTGATTACGTTGATTCATTTCAGGTGATAGTTCCTGATAAGAATGAATCAGTTGATTATATAACGAGTTGCATTTTCTCAGCGCTGCCTGATTGGGGCGAAATGCTACTGGCTCTCCGCAATACTATTGTTAAACCATTTGGCCTTGAAGTTTCTAGCGAGCGTCCGGAACGTCTCAATGATCCAGATGTGCAATACGAGATAGGTGATAAAGCTGTGTTGTTTCCGATTGTTGATAGAAATGTTTCTGAGATCGTGATGGGCAAAGATGATACGCATCTTGATTTCAAATGTTCTGTGTTAGCAGAGAAGACGGAAAATGAACGATGTACAGTTAGTCTAACAACAATTGTTTCTTTTCATAATAGGTTTGGACGACTGTACTTCAGTTTAATAAAGCCATTTCACAAACTGCTCATAAAGCAATGTCTAAAAGGCTACCTCAAGAGGGCTGAATGTCCCAGTTGA